Proteins encoded together in one Phaeodactylum tricornutum CCAP 1055/1 chromosome 25, whole genome shotgun sequence window:
- a CDS encoding predicted protein — MESQSERSRRLRQATGTPPSISALTKEHSRIGVRRSKNTGSSPSAWIFMLCFGGCLILLLHSTQQLPSSSTYYEPLESMLPSLQSTVGWDEQNPLAIPKGQAPILPSLRTNGVDNQRKGYGGHGDQKHLGGFTEYDGMGVSPHTWKHMIQDYGVHSLLDVGCGRGTSTAWFLMHGVDVLCVEGSHDAIERSVLPDPATLVVEHDFSRGPWWPAKTYDAAWAVEFLEHVNVQYHFNYVTAFRKAALIFVSTSQWGGWHHVEVHGDEWWIRKYEAYGFKYDASLTTQVRKWAREEKSWANNTGPDGKPHNAQHIWLSMKVFVNPIVAALPQHAHLFPEDGCFLRRGDDGEILHKECGTGKDAGLETPLAQGFRPLALNPAMDQRWLRHIQKHASRLHEGKEKDEASPDDDETSAIQSEPTRPADLLRKIDEKNITDILPLHVVAWPYLEHGIRTAEHQHIEENGISESSYLRLSEDMLDFHPNVVWLGDIGWGFPWKEWCQEYTKHIKKAKNMRREKGLPEQWPIFIAAFTDGPSLPRCQNVEAEVGKANVRYTSRSIVHNRRWNEAKKWVETGEKLNMMKSGIIYRHTPLVVRTDTVKFLEEALRKRNMTLADPIERLQRDVDVAHYWPHQRDLDKVGTVGSLLRQEISKLLFAFGKNTNFNVFVGLKGEAVRKGRRGVASDYIESLLETKIVVVSQRDRWEDHYRLMEALVGGALVLTDRVLGMPAGLENGTSVVEYESADSLLSLIQYYLTHTEERLSIARKGREAAMKKHRTWHRIEEIIFGESLSDCRFQGLDSPCPYVVHGVESKR; from the coding sequence ATGGAGTCACAGTCTGAGCGGTCCCGTCGTTTACGGCAAGCTACAGGAACGCCGCCGTCAATATCTGCACTGACAAAGGAACACTCTCGTATTGGAGTTCGACGCAGCAAGAATACGGGCTCTTCCCCCAGCGCGTGGATATTCATGCTCTGTTTCGGTGGTTGCTTAATTCTGCTACTTCACTCTACACAGCAGCttccgtcttcgtccaccTACTACGAACCTTTAGAATCAATGCTGCCTTCATTGCAGTCCACCGTCGGCTGGGACGAACAAAACCCGTTGGCCATCCCCAAGGGCCAGGCTCCAATTCTACCATCGCTACGCACCAATGGTGTCGACAACCAGCGGAAAGGGTACGGTGGACACGGAGACCAGAAGCACCTCGGTGGATTTACGGAATACGACGGCATGGGCGTCAGTCCTCACACTTGGAAACACATGATCCAAGACTACGGGGTGCATTCGCTTTTGGATGTGGGATGCGGACGCGGTACCTCCACGGCGTGGTTTCTCATGCACGGCGTCGATGTTCTGTGTGTAGAAGGGTCACACGACGCGATCGAACGGTCCGTACTTCCGGATCCCGCAACCCTAGTGGTGGAACACGACTTTTCGCGAGGACCTTGGTGGCCCGCCAAGACCTACGATGCTGCCTGGGCCGTCGAGTTTCTGGAACACGTCAACGTCCAGTATCATTTCAACTACGTTACGGCCTTCCGCAAGGCGGCACTGATTTTTGTTTCCACTTCTCAGTGGGGAGGCTGGCATCATGTCGAAGTACATGGAGACGAGTGGTGGATTCGAAAGTATGAAGCCTACGGGTTCAAATACGATGCAAGCCTTACCACGCAAGTCCGGAAATGGGCCAGAGAAGAAAAATCTTGGGCGAACAACACCGGTCCAGACGGAAAGCCCCACAATGCTCAGCATATTTGGCTGTCTATGAAAGTGTTTGTAAATCCCATTGTCGCGGCTCTTCCGCAGCATGCTCATTTGTTTCCGGAGGACGGCTGTTTTCTGCGAAGGGGCGACGATGGGGAAATCCTTCACAAGGAATGCGGAACTGGCAAAGATGCAGGATTGGAGACACCATTGGCGCAGGGATTTCGTCCCCTCGCTCTGAATCCCGCGATGGACCAGAGATGGCTACGGCACATTCAAAAGCATGCCTCTCGTCTTCATGAGgggaaagagaaggatgAAGCCAGTCCTGATGATGACGAGACAAGCGCCATACAAAGTGAGCCGACCAGGCCGGCAGATTTGCTCCGAAAAATTGATGAGAAAAACATTACTGATATACTTCCACTTCATGTCGTCGCGTGGCCGTACTTGGAACACGGCATCAGGACGGCTGAACATCAGCACATCGAGGAAAACGGTATTAGCGAGTCGTCGTATTTGAGGCTTAGCGAAGATATGTTGGATTTTCATCCCAACGTTGTTTGGCTTGGGGACATTGGTTGGGGCTTTCCTTGGAAAGAATGGTGTCAGGAATACACCAAACACatcaaaaaggccaaaaaTATGCGGCGCGAGAAAGGGCTGCCGGAGCAGTGGCCAATCTTCATTGCCGCCTTCACCGATGGACCATCTCTACCGAGATGCCAAAATGTAGAAGCTGAGGTTGGTAAAGCGAACGTTCGCTACACAAGTCGGTCAATAGTGCACAATCGGCGCTGGAATGAAGCAAAGAAATGGGTGGAAACGGGCGAAAAGTTGAATATGATGAAGAGCGGTATCATCTACCGGCACACGCCTCTGGTTGTTCGAACTGATACGGTGaagtttttggaagaagccctGCGGAAGCGCAACATGACGCTGGCTGATCCTATAGAGCGTTTGCAACGCGACGTAGATGTAGCTCATTACTGGCCTCATCAAAGAGACCTAGACAAGGTTGGTACAGTTGGATCGCTTTTACGCCAGGAGATCAGTAAgcttctttttgcttttgggaAAAATACAAATTTTAACGTTTTTGTTGGACTGAAGGGCGAAGCGGTTCGCAAAGGTCGTCGTGGTGTCGCATCTGATTATATTGAGTCCTTGTTGGAGACCaagattgttgttgtctcACAAAGGGATCGATGGGAAGACCACTACCGACTTATGGAAGCTCTGGTTGGTGGCGCTTTGGTTTTGACGGATCGCGTTCTGGGAATGCCGGCAGGTCTAGAGAATGGCACTTCGGTTGTTGAATATGAGAGCGCGGATAGTTTATTGTCTTTGATCCAGTACTACCTTACGCACACGGAAGAGCGGCTCTCCATTGCCCGCAAAGGAAGGGAAGCTGCAATGAAGAAACACAGAACATGGCATCGTATCGAAGAGATCATTTTTGGCGAGAGCTTGTCGGATTGTAGGTTTCAAGGCTTGGATAGCCCTTGTCCGTATGTTGTGCATGGCGTCGAGTCAAAGCGCTGA
- a CDS encoding predicted protein, with product MSTSPQFNLSAFPHKVLDPIATLTSPPTCASIKLAQRQLSANAAAIPSLNGGGAHGHMALTLTPAAYSDLTDVPFVIPVAPPADPVPGTIQPQIAENNRIHQRDIAVHSLYVAVNNALRQQLLDAIPRVYVREIEHEIYAYSHITCLDLLTHLWTTYGTISATDLKENIQSMYKPWNPADPIETVFHQLADAIRVLHCRRQSHHRNGCRASRLQRLRTLRGSLGYANLLSATPSVSPPPPSDALSLPFSALSVSHASVATPAKTYCWTHGTSNNRRHTSATCQNKAPGHRDDATATNTLGGSTKVWMAPKPPK from the exons ATGTCGACCTCCCCTCAGTTCAACCTGAGTGCTTTCCCTCACAAAGTTCTCGATCCGATCGCCACTCTCACCTCTCCGCCCACATGCGCCTCCATCAAGCTTGCCCAACGTCAGCTCAGTGCCAACGCTGCCGCCATTCCCTCTCtcaatggcggcggcgcccACGGCCACATGGCCTTAACTCTGACCCCCGCGGCCTACTCCGACCTCACCGACGTTCCGTTCGTCATCCCCGTCGCCCCGCCTGCCGATCCGGTTCCTGGCACCATCCAACCGCAAATCGCTGAGAACAATCGCATCCACCAACGCGACATTGCCGTTCACAGTTTGTACGTTGCCGTCAACAACGCCCTCCGTCAACAGCTTCTCGACGCCATCCCCCGCGTCTACGTCCGCGAAATCGAACACGAAATCTACGCCTACAGCCATATCACCTGCCTCGACCTTCTGACCCACCTCTGGACCACCTACGGTACGATCTCGGCCACCGACTTGAAAGAAAACATTCAATCTATGTACAAGCCGTGGAATCCTGCGGATCCCATTGAAACTGTGTTCCATCAGCTCGCCGATGCCATACGCGTTCTCCATTGCCGGCGACAATCCCATCACCGAAACGGCTGCCGTGCGAGCCGGCTACAACGTCTTCGAACACTCCG TGGTTCCCTTGGCTATGCCAACCTTCTCTCTGCCACACCCTCCGTGTCCCCGCCTCCACCATCCGACGCCCTCAGTTTGCCTTTCTCTGCTCTCTCCGTGTCACACGCCTCCGTTGCCACCCCGGCTAAAAcctattgctggacccacGGCACCAGCAACAATCGTCGGCACACCAGTGCCACTTGCCAGAACAAGGCACCCGgccatcgcgacgacgcgacggccACCAACACTCTTGGCGGCTCGACCAAGGTTTGGATGGCCCCCAAGCCCCccaaatag